The Herminiimonas arsenitoxidans genome window below encodes:
- the recX gene encoding recombination regulator RecX produces the protein MAKLQVSLKARALRYLSAREHSRQELGRKLARYAQEGDDVEALLDTLEAAKFLSQSRFSESLVHRRAARFGNSRIMSELKSHGIDPDSLTDIKANLELDEVARARAVWERKFGTVAANAEDRAKQMRFLMQRGFSHRAIQAAMRAVDKSED, from the coding sequence ATGGCAAAACTGCAAGTGAGTCTGAAAGCGCGGGCGCTTCGTTATTTGTCCGCCCGTGAACATAGCCGACAAGAACTTGGTCGCAAGTTGGCGCGGTATGCGCAAGAGGGCGACGACGTCGAAGCCTTGCTCGATACCTTGGAGGCGGCAAAGTTTCTTTCGCAAAGTCGTTTTTCCGAATCCTTGGTACATAGACGCGCGGCGCGTTTTGGCAACAGCCGGATCATGTCCGAGTTGAAGAGTCACGGCATAGATCCCGATTCATTAACGGATATCAAGGCGAATCTGGAGCTGGACGAAGTTGCGCGTGCGCGTGCAGTGTGGGAGCGCAAGTTCGGTACTGTGGCGGCCAATGCAGAAGATAGGGCGAAGCAGATGCGTTTTCTGATGCAGCGTGGATTTTCTCATCGTGCGATACAGGCTGCGATGCGTGCTGTGGACAAGAGTGAAGACTAA
- a CDS encoding histone deacetylase family protein, giving the protein MTTVIYTHEACLEHKPGPSHPESPERLKAVLRALRVPEFDAAEWREAPMGTREQVLLIHTEDFVTDVEDASPHRGYMPLDGGDTVMSPGSLEAVMRCVGAACAGVDLVLDNEAHNVFCATRPCGHHAEPSKAMGFCIYNQAAIAAAYAYEIHKLERVAVIDFDVHHGNGTQAAFYDRPELFYASSHQSHFYPGTGLEAETGVSHNIVNVPLPRGCDSALFREQTAAKMLPAIRAFNPELIIISAGFDAHHLDPLAGLNLQDDDFDWVTRELMKIADETCEGRIVSILEGGYSLEGLASATTVHVKALMDH; this is encoded by the coding sequence ATGACCACAGTTATCTATACCCACGAAGCATGCCTAGAGCACAAACCAGGTCCTAGTCATCCTGAATCCCCAGAGCGTTTGAAAGCCGTGTTACGCGCCTTGCGTGTACCTGAGTTCGATGCTGCGGAATGGCGCGAAGCGCCTATGGGCACACGTGAACAAGTGCTATTAATACATACCGAAGACTTCGTGACAGATGTCGAAGATGCATCGCCGCATCGCGGTTACATGCCGCTGGATGGCGGCGATACGGTGATGTCGCCCGGTTCATTGGAAGCGGTGATGCGTTGCGTAGGTGCAGCTTGCGCCGGCGTTGACCTGGTGCTGGACAATGAAGCACACAATGTATTTTGCGCCACCCGCCCGTGCGGTCATCATGCAGAACCAAGCAAAGCCATGGGATTCTGTATCTACAATCAAGCCGCAATCGCTGCTGCTTACGCTTATGAAATACATAAGCTGGAACGCGTGGCCGTCATCGACTTCGACGTACATCACGGCAATGGGACACAAGCAGCGTTTTATGATCGCCCTGAATTGTTCTACGCATCCAGCCATCAGTCGCATTTTTACCCAGGTACAGGACTGGAAGCAGAAACCGGTGTCTCGCACAATATCGTCAACGTCCCGCTGCCACGCGGCTGCGATTCTGCATTGTTCCGCGAACAAACCGCAGCGAAAATGTTACCAGCCATTCGCGCATTCAATCCTGAGCTGATCATTATTTCAGCCGGCTTCGACGCGCATCATCTGGACCCGCTGGCAGGCTTGAATCTGCAAGACGACGATTTCGATTGGGTCACACGTGAATTGATGAAGATTGCGGATGAAACCTGCGAAGGTCGCATTGTTTCGATTCTGGAGGGTGGCTACAGCTTGGAAGGTTTGGCTTCAGCTACCACTGTTCACGTCAAAGCGTTGATGGATCATTAA
- a CDS encoding Stp1/IreP family PP2C-type Ser/Thr phosphatase yields the protein MTSSVVLQFASKTDTGLVRSHNEDAIEVSADYQIAVLADGMGGYNAGEVASGIATAMFRSTLEQNLQQLQTKGRAASSKTLQRLLVESVASANAQILEVARAQPQFSGMGTTLVAALFHHDKVVLAHVGDSRAYRFRQGVLTQLTRDHSQLQEQIDAGLVSPEWARFAPNKNLITRALGVASQIDVEVNDYSIEAGDVYLLCSDGLSDMLASEQISAMLEDNDTDLDLLCSSLVQAANNNGGRDNISVILAKIESSAPAPLGLWNRLVARFK from the coding sequence ATGACGTCTTCCGTCGTGCTTCAATTTGCCTCTAAAACCGATACGGGATTGGTGCGTTCGCATAATGAAGATGCGATTGAAGTCAGTGCAGATTACCAAATTGCAGTATTGGCAGATGGCATGGGCGGTTACAACGCTGGTGAAGTCGCAAGCGGTATTGCCACAGCCATGTTCAGATCGACGTTGGAGCAAAACTTGCAGCAATTGCAGACCAAAGGACGTGCGGCAAGTAGCAAAACTTTGCAGCGCTTGCTGGTTGAGTCAGTTGCTTCCGCTAACGCGCAAATATTAGAGGTCGCACGTGCCCAACCGCAATTTAGCGGCATGGGAACGACCTTGGTTGCCGCGTTATTCCATCACGATAAAGTTGTCTTGGCCCATGTTGGGGATTCCCGCGCGTATCGGTTTCGACAAGGTGTATTGACGCAACTCACTCGCGATCATTCGCAATTGCAGGAACAGATTGATGCCGGTTTGGTAAGTCCGGAGTGGGCGCGTTTTGCGCCAAACAAGAATTTGATTACGCGTGCCTTGGGCGTCGCTTCGCAAATCGATGTGGAAGTGAATGATTATTCGATTGAGGCTGGAGATGTTTACCTACTCTGTTCGGATGGTTTGTCCGATATGCTTGCAAGTGAGCAGATAAGTGCGATGCTCGAGGATAACGATACAGATCTGGATTTATTATGCAGCTCGCTTGTGCAAGCGGCGAACAATAACGGTGGACGCGATAATATTTCAGTGATTTTGGCGAAGATAGAGTCAAGCGCACCTGCGCCATTAGGTTTGTGGAATCGACTTGTCGCCAGATTCAAGTAG
- a CDS encoding FHA domain-containing protein produces MATIILAKDDLELQTFPLSKERTTIGRRTYNDIVIDAPGISAEHAVIVTSSRESHFEDLESTNGSQFNGQPIKNHLLHDRDLIALATYTIQYRSEEVVPSVTTQSVSAGVSKEELGDMEQITVPSQRDMTVTTNRAVIRILSGFGVGKEIVLTKALTTIGRPGLHVAVLASSEQGHSLTHVEGEIYPVVNGVSIGVLTQPLVSGDRIRLADTEMMFVVDG; encoded by the coding sequence ATGGCCACGATTATTTTGGCGAAAGATGATCTGGAGTTACAGACGTTTCCTCTTTCGAAAGAACGCACAACCATTGGACGTAGAACATATAACGACATTGTGATTGACGCGCCTGGCATCAGTGCAGAGCATGCCGTGATCGTTACCAGTTCCCGAGAATCTCATTTCGAAGACTTGGAAAGTACGAATGGTAGCCAATTCAACGGTCAGCCGATAAAAAACCATCTGCTGCATGACAGAGACTTGATTGCACTCGCAACGTATACCATTCAATACCGCTCGGAAGAGGTTGTGCCGAGCGTAACAACACAGTCTGTTTCTGCCGGTGTGAGTAAAGAAGAATTGGGCGATATGGAGCAGATTACAGTGCCATCACAAAGAGATATGACAGTCACAACGAACAGAGCTGTAATTAGGATTTTGAGTGGATTCGGCGTAGGAAAGGAAATTGTGCTGACTAAGGCGCTAACGACCATCGGCCGTCCGGGTCTGCACGTCGCGGTATTGGCCAGCAGTGAACAAGGCCATAGTCTGACGCATGTTGAAGGTGAGATTTATCCCGTTGTTAATGGTGTTTCGATAGGCGTATTGACTCAGCCATTGGTGAGCGGCGACCGCATTCGTCTGGCGGACACTGAAATGATGTTTGTGGTTGATGGTTAA
- a CDS encoding pilin: MKSMKMMKKVQSGFTLIELMIVVAIIGILAAVAIPQYQDYVVRSKLAAAVAGVESIKLAMAETYQMNGTFPADADLTSAGITVVPPVGTSVAVTAPSSGAQGVITITFTTALGSSVPANSTLILTAAPATGASAIRWAATQSGMVANSAATNFVAKL, from the coding sequence ATGAAATCGATGAAGATGATGAAAAAAGTACAAAGCGGTTTTACGCTGATCGAATTGATGATCGTAGTGGCGATTATTGGTATTTTGGCGGCGGTGGCGATTCCTCAATATCAAGATTATGTTGTACGTTCAAAACTCGCCGCAGCGGTAGCAGGTGTGGAATCGATCAAACTTGCAATGGCTGAAACTTATCAAATGAATGGAACATTTCCAGCCGATGCAGACTTAACGTCTGCTGGTATCACTGTTGTTCCACCTGTCGGTACGAGCGTAGCTGTGACCGCTCCTAGTAGTGGGGCGCAAGGTGTTATTACAATTACGTTCACTACCGCTTTGGGATCATCAGTTCCTGCTAACTCAACTTTAATCTTGACGGCGGCACCAGCTACTGGTGCCAGCGCTATTAGATGGGCAGCAACCCAAAGTGGTATGGTGGCCAACAGTGCTGCAACTAATTTCGTAGCGAAGCTATAA
- a CDS encoding tetratricopeptide repeat protein, which produces MVFDDSNLYKNLSVYQFATTPFDLRPRTFPYFTLGFVQVIYGSIVISRGVSLFLHVCCAFLLFLLISRLLSVAVTHFPQGSNDVESRPYAVTITALLVAVWFAVDPIAVYGAAYLVQRTILFATLFSLLCLLYFCRGLERSSWPDMVAAAIFYSLAVFSKEHAIMLCIATIPLVWVYQKRAEFAMGKIPLFLSLCIPAGLTIFLHAGHVVANSYEPDVKIVLPSLHSISLLGSQLGQWVVSCLAQMGFFFDYLQYWYFPDVRRLSIDMRVDFGELWASWWFFLKAFLFLISPLICLFLFKRRGMASVFAAGFLYSWIVFLTELVSVRFQEPFVLYRSYIWAPGYALMLASILYVFLTSRLRIIAVIAILFVFGLLARDRLLSLVDDGTAWKDAAAKLQSETVSGSGRIFYNRGRQYLREENLEAAISDFSNTIVENPDAYYAYYHRGTAYSSLLKFEAAQIDFDKALAINDEYGPIHYAKGLLYERIGCPAEAKNSYSNSLRLGVAIAQLRLDVITQKGSLGKSSQESNDHTCRR; this is translated from the coding sequence TTGGTTTTTGACGACAGTAATTTATACAAAAATCTGTCCGTTTACCAATTTGCTACTACTCCTTTTGATCTGCGACCTCGGACCTTTCCGTATTTCACCTTAGGCTTTGTGCAGGTCATATATGGCAGTATTGTTATAAGTAGGGGTGTTAGTCTTTTCCTTCACGTTTGCTGTGCTTTTTTACTTTTTCTTCTTATAAGCCGTTTACTTTCTGTGGCGGTAACGCATTTCCCCCAAGGTAGTAATGATGTCGAAAGTCGACCATATGCAGTAACAATTACTGCTTTGCTTGTCGCAGTCTGGTTTGCTGTTGACCCTATTGCGGTTTATGGTGCGGCATACCTAGTTCAACGGACAATACTTTTTGCGACTCTATTTTCTTTACTGTGTCTTTTGTATTTTTGCAGAGGGCTGGAAAGGAGTAGTTGGCCTGACATGGTCGCCGCCGCGATATTTTATTCGTTGGCTGTGTTTTCCAAAGAGCACGCGATCATGCTTTGTATTGCTACCATACCCTTAGTATGGGTGTATCAGAAAAGAGCTGAGTTTGCGATGGGAAAAATTCCCCTCTTTTTATCTTTATGTATTCCGGCGGGCTTGACGATTTTTTTGCATGCAGGGCACGTTGTTGCTAATAGTTATGAGCCAGATGTAAAGATTGTCCTTCCTTCTTTGCACAGTATTTCTTTATTAGGCAGCCAATTGGGGCAGTGGGTAGTTAGCTGTTTGGCACAAATGGGTTTCTTCTTTGATTATCTGCAATATTGGTATTTCCCTGATGTACGGCGTCTATCTATTGATATGCGTGTTGATTTCGGTGAATTGTGGGCATCATGGTGGTTTTTCCTAAAGGCATTTTTATTCTTAATAAGTCCACTGATTTGTTTGTTTTTATTTAAGCGACGCGGTATGGCAAGCGTATTTGCCGCTGGTTTTTTGTATTCATGGATTGTTTTTTTGACGGAATTGGTTTCAGTGCGATTTCAGGAGCCATTTGTCCTTTATCGTAGTTATATTTGGGCGCCTGGTTATGCGTTGATGCTGGCATCCATTCTTTATGTATTTCTGACATCCCGGTTGCGGATCATTGCAGTCATCGCAATTCTTTTTGTATTCGGATTATTGGCAAGAGATCGCCTTTTAAGTTTGGTCGACGATGGCACAGCATGGAAGGATGCGGCAGCAAAACTTCAGTCAGAAACTGTTAGTGGTAGCGGTAGAATTTTCTACAATCGCGGGAGGCAATATTTGCGTGAGGAAAATCTTGAAGCAGCTATTTCGGATTTTTCGAATACGATAGTTGAGAATCCAGACGCTTATTATGCGTACTATCATCGCGGTACAGCATATTCCTCATTGTTGAAATTTGAGGCAGCGCAAATAGATTTCGATAAAGCGTTGGCTATAAATGATGAATATGGCCCGATTCATTATGCAAAGGGGCTACTTTACGAGCGGATTGGTTGTCCTGCTGAGGCAAAGAACTCTTATTCAAATAGTTTAAGGCTGGGTGTGGCGATTGCGCAGTTACGTCTTGATGTAATTACCCAGAAAGGGTCTTTAGGGAAGTCCTCACAAGAAAGCAATGATCATACGTGTCGTCGTTAG
- the moaC gene encoding cyclic pyranopterin monophosphate synthase MoaC: MTAQKDKTVSTSANDGLTHFDATGQAHMVDVGNKDETHRIAIASGVIRMKPETLAIITSGTAKKGDVLGIARIAAIMAAKRTSDLIPLCHPLALTRVTVDFAVDEAKSSVSCTAQVETFGKTGVEMEALTSVQIGLLTIYDMCKAVDRGMVMTEIRVKEKHGGKSGSWGA; this comes from the coding sequence ATGACTGCACAAAAAGACAAGACCGTAAGCACAAGCGCCAACGATGGCCTGACCCATTTCGACGCCACCGGCCAGGCACACATGGTCGATGTCGGCAACAAAGATGAAACGCATCGCATCGCGATTGCCAGCGGCGTCATTCGCATGAAACCGGAAACACTAGCGATCATCACATCCGGCACCGCGAAAAAAGGCGACGTACTCGGCATCGCCCGCATCGCCGCCATCATGGCCGCCAAGCGCACCAGCGATTTGATTCCCTTATGTCACCCACTCGCATTGACACGCGTGACGGTTGATTTTGCAGTTGATGAAGCGAAATCCAGTGTGAGCTGTACCGCACAGGTTGAAACGTTCGGGAAAACAGGCGTTGAGATGGAAGCACTTACCTCAGTGCAAATCGGATTGTTGACGATTTACGATATGTGCAAGGCGGTTGATCGTGGGATGGTAATGACAGAGATCCGGGTTAAGGAAAAGCATGGTGGAAAGTCGGGAAGTTGGGGCGCCTAA
- a CDS encoding M48 family metalloprotease — MSRYHSIVKLKSILSPVIYMPRFSLRALVMAALLTVCTLPSMVAPSLAIAQSLPSLGDTEREELSPLMERKLGEQIMRDIKRNRDYLDDAPLQEYLNNLGASLLAVRPEARGETQYDFFFFAVRDPMLNAFALPGGFIGVHSALVLAAQNESELASVMAHEIGHVAQRHIARMLGKQKQDMLIPLAAMVLGALAISSSPDAGMAMIMGGQGLALQRRLNFSRDAEREADRVGLDIMREAGFETTGMINFFGRLQQASRAYSDTAPPYLRSHPMTSERIADIQARTRDQRYRQHADSLDFRLIQARVKVLQDPSHQGALDAAASFERQLQVKTRPAIVAGKYGLAFVALKQGHPAKAQTLLNEARAALKNGVPTATSAVLASLAIDIKLAAHQFKETVAEAEAAHNQFPLSRGIAHQYADALFAAGQYDDAVAYLRDQAQMYRHEPELYDRLAKVYAALKMQAQQHIALAEAYALNGSLPAALDQLSIARKAPDASFYELSIIDAREREMKAQRLEEIRLEKEG, encoded by the coding sequence ATGAGCAGGTATCATAGCATCGTGAAACTGAAATCCATTCTCTCTCCTGTTATTTACATGCCACGATTTTCGCTACGGGCGTTAGTGATGGCGGCGTTGTTGACGGTTTGCACATTGCCGTCGATGGTGGCGCCATCGTTAGCGATTGCACAATCCTTGCCTAGCTTGGGTGATACCGAGCGGGAAGAATTGTCGCCGTTGATGGAGCGCAAGCTTGGTGAGCAGATCATGCGTGATATCAAGCGCAATCGCGATTATCTGGACGATGCGCCTTTGCAAGAGTATCTGAATAATCTGGGTGCTAGCTTGCTCGCAGTACGGCCAGAAGCGCGCGGCGAAACACAATACGATTTCTTCTTTTTCGCCGTGCGCGATCCGATGTTGAATGCGTTTGCCTTGCCGGGCGGTTTTATCGGTGTGCATTCGGCCTTGGTCTTGGCGGCACAGAATGAATCCGAGCTGGCATCGGTGATGGCGCATGAAATCGGTCACGTGGCGCAGCGTCATATTGCCCGTATGTTGGGCAAGCAAAAGCAGGATATGTTGATCCCGTTGGCGGCAATGGTATTGGGTGCACTGGCAATTAGTTCTAGCCCTGATGCCGGTATGGCCATGATTATGGGCGGGCAAGGATTGGCATTGCAGCGACGACTGAACTTCAGCCGCGATGCGGAGCGTGAAGCTGATCGTGTTGGTCTGGATATCATGCGCGAAGCGGGCTTCGAGACAACGGGCATGATCAATTTCTTTGGCCGTTTGCAACAGGCTAGTCGTGCGTATAGCGATACAGCACCGCCTTACTTGCGTTCGCATCCGATGACGAGCGAAAGGATAGCTGATATTCAGGCACGGACGCGCGATCAACGTTACAGGCAGCATGCAGATAGCCTGGACTTCAGACTTATTCAGGCGCGCGTCAAGGTGTTGCAGGATCCTAGTCACCAGGGTGCGCTGGATGCAGCGGCGAGCTTTGAACGGCAGTTGCAAGTCAAAACTCGGCCTGCAATTGTGGCAGGTAAGTATGGTTTGGCCTTTGTCGCATTGAAACAAGGTCATCCGGCCAAAGCGCAAACCTTGCTCAATGAAGCACGTGCAGCATTGAAGAACGGAGTACCTACGGCAACGAGTGCGGTGTTGGCGAGTTTGGCTATCGATATCAAATTAGCTGCACATCAGTTTAAAGAGACAGTAGCTGAAGCAGAGGCCGCCCACAATCAATTCCCCTTATCGCGCGGGATTGCGCATCAATATGCCGATGCCTTGTTTGCTGCCGGGCAGTATGACGATGCTGTGGCTTATTTACGCGATCAGGCGCAGATGTATCGACATGAACCAGAACTATATGATCGTTTGGCCAAGGTATACGCCGCGCTTAAAATGCAGGCGCAACAACATATTGCGCTGGCAGAAGCATATGCCTTGAATGGTAGTTTGCCGGCGGCGCTTGATCAGTTATCGATTGCGCGCAAGGCGCCGGATGCGTCGTTTTATGAGCTATCGATTATCGATGCGCGTGAGCGGGAAATGAAAGCGCAACGTTTGGAAGAAATACGACTAGAGAAAGAAGGTTGA
- a CDS encoding DUF2946 family protein: protein MDAIVAQALAKWPNVPHCYGWLALDARGNWRMRNEHAQQNNLPGDKIVHLALIGFINRNYACDEQGRWYFQNGPQRVYVDLEVTPYIAHTEPAHGFVLQTGQHLLNIEAAYLSDQGRLFLQSNDGIALLDDRDMAQCLSQLRLNDSAIADEQLLAWLEQGGTSGHVTLQYADKEVSVNYIADAAVSEQFHFVRLPRPPA from the coding sequence ATGGATGCGATCGTCGCGCAAGCATTAGCGAAATGGCCGAACGTACCGCATTGCTACGGCTGGCTAGCACTAGATGCACGCGGCAACTGGCGCATGCGCAACGAACATGCACAACAGAACAATCTCCCTGGCGACAAAATTGTCCATCTTGCTTTAATCGGCTTCATCAATCGCAACTACGCATGTGATGAACAAGGTCGCTGGTATTTTCAGAATGGCCCGCAACGCGTTTATGTCGATCTGGAAGTCACACCTTATATTGCACATACTGAACCGGCACATGGCTTTGTATTGCAGACTGGTCAACACTTGCTGAACATTGAAGCAGCTTACTTGAGCGATCAGGGGAGATTGTTTTTGCAAAGCAATGACGGGATCGCATTGCTAGATGATAGAGACATGGCGCAGTGCCTGTCGCAATTGCGTTTGAATGATAGCGCCATTGCAGATGAGCAGTTATTGGCATGGCTGGAACAAGGTGGCACCAGCGGTCATGTGACGCTGCAATATGCTGATAAAGAAGTGTCAGTCAATTACATTGCTGATGCTGCCGTCAGTGAGCAATTTCACTTCGTGCGACTGCCGCGTCCGCCAGCCTGA
- a CDS encoding YheT family hydrolase, whose protein sequence is MIYPAPCWLPGGHLQTIYPAKCITKPDVLYRRERWDTPDGDFIDLDFVDGKKDLPFIVLFHGLEGSSDSHYARALMAHIATLGWSGAVVHFRGCSGELNRAPRFYHSGDAPEIDWILQRLVPYAREQGAGKFYATGVSLGGNALLRWLGESQHHAEIVDAACAVSAPLDLTGGGTALSRGFNMIYTRIFLETLKPKCLAKLAQFPGLFNRDAMMQSRDLYAFDNIVTAPLHGYLNTEDYWRRASAKYVLNDITVPTLVLNARNDPFLPAQYLPNKASSKVTLEYPDHGGHVGFAVGSIPGKLNWLPQRMVRFLEGVGA, encoded by the coding sequence ATGATCTATCCCGCTCCATGCTGGTTACCCGGCGGCCATCTGCAAACCATCTATCCCGCGAAATGTATTACCAAACCGGATGTCCTCTACCGTCGCGAACGATGGGATACGCCCGATGGTGACTTCATCGATCTCGATTTTGTCGATGGCAAAAAGGATTTGCCATTCATCGTCCTGTTTCATGGCCTGGAAGGTTCATCCGATAGCCATTACGCACGCGCATTGATGGCACACATAGCAACGCTGGGCTGGTCAGGCGCTGTTGTTCATTTCCGCGGATGTTCTGGTGAGTTGAATCGTGCACCGCGCTTTTACCATTCAGGCGATGCACCAGAGATCGACTGGATTTTGCAGCGACTAGTACCTTATGCACGTGAGCAAGGTGCAGGAAAATTCTATGCGACTGGCGTATCTCTCGGCGGCAATGCGCTGCTGCGATGGCTGGGTGAATCGCAACATCATGCAGAAATCGTAGATGCTGCTTGCGCTGTCTCTGCCCCGCTCGATTTGACTGGCGGCGGCACTGCCTTGTCTCGCGGCTTCAACATGATTTACACGCGCATATTCCTGGAAACATTAAAGCCAAAATGCCTAGCCAAACTGGCGCAATTTCCCGGCCTGTTCAATCGTGATGCAATGATGCAATCACGCGACTTGTACGCCTTCGACAATATCGTCACCGCACCTTTGCATGGTTATCTGAATACCGAAGATTACTGGCGTCGCGCCAGCGCCAAATACGTACTCAACGACATCACGGTACCGACCTTGGTATTGAATGCACGCAACGATCCTTTTTTACCTGCACAATATTTACCAAATAAAGCGTCCAGCAAGGTAACGCTGGAATATCCTGATCACGGTGGTCATGTTGGTTTTGCCGTTGGCTCCATACCGGGTAAATTGAACTGGTTACCACAACGCATGGTCCGATTTCTTGAAGGCGTTGGCGCTTAA
- a CDS encoding YybH family protein produces the protein MPKARKQFGTADDIEVALYDAIGRADLDALMALWADDEEIVCIHPDGTRLIGYAAIRASWEEIFTRGGVHIRPTQLHVSQNTMNAVHNLIETVNTTDAQRDIHIIATNVYVKTPLGWRIVLHHASIAPGKPRPELTTPSSTVLH, from the coding sequence ATGCCTAAAGCCCGCAAACAGTTCGGTACAGCAGACGATATAGAAGTCGCGTTGTATGACGCCATAGGCCGTGCCGATCTGGATGCATTGATGGCACTGTGGGCCGACGATGAAGAAATTGTCTGCATCCATCCCGACGGCACGCGATTGATCGGCTATGCCGCAATCCGCGCCTCGTGGGAAGAAATTTTTACGCGCGGCGGTGTTCATATCCGTCCGACGCAATTGCATGTATCGCAGAACACGATGAATGCCGTGCACAATCTGATCGAAACAGTGAACACGACAGATGCACAACGCGATATCCATATCATCGCAACCAATGTCTACGTAAAAACGCCGCTTGGCTGGCGCATCGTCTTGCATCATGCATCGATAGCACCAGGCAAACCACGACCAGAGTTAACAACTCCCAGCAGCACCGTGCTGCACTGA
- a CDS encoding zinc-finger domain-containing protein, producing MTAATNAVAAIELDGKDLPAYCPNPAMPAWSSHPRVFLEFSHGGEAKCPYCGTLYRLKPGAAAHGH from the coding sequence ATGACAGCAGCAACAAACGCCGTAGCCGCAATCGAACTCGACGGCAAAGATTTACCAGCTTACTGCCCTAATCCGGCCATGCCTGCATGGAGCTCGCATCCACGCGTGTTCCTCGAGTTTTCGCACGGTGGCGAAGCAAAATGTCCGTACTGCGGCACCCTCTATCGCTTGAAGCCAGGCGCAGCTGCGCACGGCCACTAA
- a CDS encoding branched-chain amino acid transaminase has translation MSMSDRDGKIWKDGQLIDWRDATIHVLTHSLHYGMGVFEGVRAYKTEQGTAIFRLREHTERLFNSAKIFQLKIPFDLETVMQAQLQVVRENKLETCYLRPLVWIGDEKLGISAKGNKIHIAIAAWPWGAYLGEDGLNKGIRVKTSSFSRHHVNVSLVRAKASGYYINSILANQEALTDGYDEALLLDTDGYVSEGSGENVFIVKNGKVYTPDLASCLDGITRDAVLTMARDLGIEVIEKRITRDEMYCCDEAFFTGTAAEITPIRELDNRQIGDGKRGPVTTRLQSLFFDVVAGKAPQYSHWLTIV, from the coding sequence ATGTCGATGTCTGATCGCGACGGCAAAATTTGGAAAGACGGCCAACTCATAGACTGGCGCGATGCAACCATCCATGTCCTGACGCACTCGCTGCATTACGGCATGGGCGTGTTTGAAGGCGTGCGCGCTTACAAGACCGAGCAAGGCACAGCCATCTTCCGCCTGCGTGAACATACCGAACGACTCTTTAATTCGGCCAAGATCTTCCAGTTGAAGATCCCTTTCGATCTCGAAACCGTCATGCAAGCGCAACTGCAAGTCGTGCGCGAGAACAAGCTGGAAACCTGCTATCTCCGCCCATTAGTCTGGATCGGCGATGAAAAACTCGGCATTTCCGCCAAAGGCAACAAGATTCACATCGCTATCGCTGCCTGGCCTTGGGGTGCTTATCTAGGCGAAGACGGTTTGAACAAAGGCATACGCGTCAAAACCTCGTCATTCAGCCGTCATCACGTCAACGTATCCTTGGTCCGCGCCAAAGCATCCGGCTATTACATCAATTCCATTCTCGCCAATCAGGAAGCATTGACCGATGGCTACGATGAAGCATTATTGCTGGACACCGACGGTTACGTCTCGGAAGGCTCAGGCGAAAACGTCTTCATCGTCAAGAACGGCAAGGTTTACACACCAGATCTGGCCTCTTGTCTGGATGGCATTACCCGCGACGCGGTCCTGACGATGGCACGCGATCTTGGCATCGAAGTGATAGAAAAACGCATTACCCGCGACGAAATGTATTGCTGCGACGAAGCCTTCTTCACCGGCACCGCAGCAGAAATCACGCCTATCCGTGAACTTGATAATCGTCAGATCGGCGACGGCAAACGCGGTCCGGTTACAACCAGACTGCAATCGCTGTTTTTCGACGTGGTCGCAGGCAAGGCACCGCAATACAGCCACTGGCTGACGATCGTCTAA